The sequence CGCTGCCGGATCGGTCAGGTCCACATGGGTGATCCTGACCCCGAACCGCGCCAGGCCGTCCCGCATGAAGGCGAAGGTGCAGCCGTAGAGGGTGACGTCGGTGATCACCTCGTCGCCGGGCCGCAGGAAGGTCCACATCACCGCGGTGATCGCGCCCATGCCCGAAGCCGTGGCCAAGCCCGCCTCGGCCTCCTCCAGGACGGCGATGCGGCGCTCCAGAAGGTCCGTCGTCGGATTGGCGATGCGCGAATAGATGTAGCCGGCCGCCTGCCCCGCAAATAGCGCCCCGCCCTGCTCGGCCGTGTCGAAGGCGAAGGTCGAGGTCAGGTGCAACGGCGGGGTCAGCGCCCCCTGCTCGTCCATCGGCTCATAGCCGAAGTGGATGGCGCGGGTGGCGAAGCCGGGCTCGTGGGGCACATCGTCGAAGGGCATTGGGGTCTCCAGGATTGAGGCGATCCTGCGCTGGTTCGCGCCGCAGATGCTTGCGAGTTCTGCCACTCTGGAGATATCTATTGGCAGATCCTGCCAATATGGAGGTCCCATGGACGCCAAGGACCGTCAGATCATCCGCGAGCTGCAGAAGGACGGCCGCCTGACCAACCAGGAGCTGGCCGAGCGGGTGAACCTGTCGCCCTCGCCATGCCTCAGGCGCCTGCGCAATCTGGAGGCGGCCGCGGTGATCACCGGCTATACCGCCCTCGTGGACCAGAAGGCCTATGGCCTGCCGATCACTGTGTTCGTGCGCATCCGCCTGGAGCGGCATTCGGAAGAGACCATCCGCGGCTTCGAGAGCCAGATCGCCCGGCTGGACGAGGTGCTCGACTGCCACCTGCTGGCCGGCGGAGACGACTATCTGCTGCGCGTGATCGTCGCCAGCCTGGAGGCCTATGAGGACTTCATCCGCCGCAGGATCCGGGCCATTCCCGGCATCGCTTCGATCGACACCAGCTTCGCCTACGGGGTGGTCAAGCAGACGCGTGTGTATCCGGCTTGAAGGCTCGATCTCGTTTGACAACGCGCCCGTGGGGCTCTAGCCGGCTTAACAACGATAAGTCATCTGGGAGCGCTCGGACATGCACTACAAGGAGCTCAAGCAGGCCTGGGCCCAGCTGACCGCGCCGGGGGCGCCGTTCGAAATCGCCGAGGTCGAAGTCCGCGGCGTCAAGCTGAGGGCCTACAAGAACGCCCCGCCCAGCGTGCGCGAGTTCTGGCTGTCCACCGCCGCCTTCGGCGAACGCGACTACCTGGTCTATCAGGATGAACGGCTGACCTACGCCCAGGCCCACGCCCAGGTGGCGGCCGTGGCCAACTGGATGCTGCGCCAGGGGGTCAAGCCGGGCGACCGGGTGGCGATCGCCATGCGCAACTACCCGGAATGGCTCTTGATCTACTGGGCCTGCGTCTGCGTCGGCGTGGCGGCCGTGGGCATGAACGCCTGGTGGGTCGCCGACGAGATGGAATACGCCCTGCAGGATTCGGCGCCCAAGATCCTGTTCCTTGACCGTGAGCGCCTGCAGCGCGTGCATGAGCGGCCGGCCATGGCCGAGGGGATCAAGCTGGTCGGGGTGCGGATCGAGGATGCGCCCGCCGGGCTCACGCCCTGGGCTGAGGTCGTCGCCACGGGCGGCCCCCTCCCTGAGGTCAAGGTCGACCCCGACGACGACGCCTGCATCTTCTACACCTCCGGCACCACTGGCCGGCCCAAGGGCGCCCAGCTGACGCACCGCGGCTGCATCAACAACCTGTTCAACCTGGTGTTTTCCGGACAGTCCCAGGCTCTGGCGACGGCATTGGGCACGGGCGTTCCGATCGACCCGAACGCGCCGGCGCCGATCCCCGTGGCCCTTCTGACCACGCCACTGTTCCACGTCACCGCCAACAACTGCGGCGCCTATCTGGTCACCGCCGCCGGCGGCAAGCTGGTCCTGATGTACCGCTGGGACGCCGGCGAGGCCCTGAGGCTGATCGAGAAGGAGAAGGTCAGCGCCATGAGCGGCGTGCCGGTGATGTCGCGCGAACTGCTCACCCACCCGGACTTCGCCAAGACCGACACCTCCACCCTGCTCTCGCTCGGCGGCGGCGGCGCGGCGCTGCAGCCGGACCTGGTGGCCAAGATCGACGAGCAAGTGGCCACCGCCCGGCCCAACACCGGCTACGGCATGACCGAGACCTGCGGCATCATCACTTCGGTCTCGGGCGACCTCTTCGTCGGCAAGCCGGCCAGCTGCGGCCCGGCCATGCCGAACTTCGAGACCCGCATCGTCGGCGACGACGGCCAGGAACTGCCGCAGGGCCAGGTCGGCGAGCTGTGGGTGCGCGGCGCCCCGGTGATCAAGGGCTACATCAATCGCCCGGACGCCACCGCCCAGTCGATCACCGACGGCTGGCTGCATACGGGCGACGTGGCCCGGATCGACGAGGACGGCTTCATCTACATCGTCGACCGCAAAAAGGACATGGTGCTGCGCGGCGGCGAGAACGTCTATTGCGCCGAAGTCGAGGCCTGCGTGCACCACCACCCGGCGGTGGCCGAGTGCTGCGTGTTCGGCGTGCCGGACACGCGCCTGGGCGAGGAGGTGGCCGCCGCCATCGTCCTGCGGCCGGGGCAGGAACTGCACGTCGAGGCGCTGCGCGAGCACTGCGAAGCGCACATCTCCAAGCACAAGATCCCGCGCTACGTCTGGTTCCTCAAGGACCCGATCCCGCGCAACGCAAACGGCAAGTTCCTCAAGCGCGAGCTGCGCGAGACCCTGAAGCTCGACGACGCCCAGGCGGTCCTCGTCTGACGCCGGCTGACCCCCGCCTCACTGGCTGAGGTGGGCGGTGGCCACGGCCTTTTCGAACAACTGGGTCAGGGCTCCAGTGATATCGCCCCCGGTATCGACCTCGAAATAGAGGCCAGCCGATGCGCAGTTCTGGGCGTCGGTGGCGATACTGGGTTGGAACGGCTTGATATTGCTGTTGTAGAAGCTGTTGGTCGGCAGTGGATTGTAGGTCAGATAAAGGAAGGCGATCCGGATGCCTCGGTTCTTGATCGAGCTGCACCAGGTCGACTTGGTGCCCATCGGAGCCATGATCCGGCTGCTGCCCGACCCATAGTCGTCGACGCCGTCGCTGACGATGAACAGCACTTCCTGCGGGGTGTCGCCCTTGTTGCTGGTGCCGGACCCGGGGTTGGGCATGACGGAATTGGCGCTGGACAGACCGGTCTCCAGATAGGAGTCCTCGTCGTTGTTGCAGGTGGTCTTGGTCACGCAGCTCTGATTGTAGACCTGCAGCGCGCTGAGGTTCGCGGCCGAGGTCTGGGCCGTGGTCAGGTTGCTGGTCAGGGCCTGCAAGGTGTTGAAGCTGTAGTCGATCGTATAGATCGCCGCGCGATAGGTGGTGTGGTTCTGGCTGGCCGTGGTCGCCGCCGTGCTCATCAGGCTCTGGACCGCCTGGTTGACCAGGTCGATGCGCAGACTCACGCCCAGGCAACGGGCCAGCGAATAGTTATCCTCGCCGCCGCTCGGGAAGCTCTTGGTCCCATTGGTGCAGGTGACGTTCGACGGGTTGCCAAGATTGTCGCCCGCCGGGTTGACCTCGTGGCAGCCGAAAGCGCATCCGCCCTGCGAAGACGTGTAGGACACCATGGTGCTGATGCCGGTCGTGGAGGACGCGATCTCCATCGAGGGAGATGTGTCGAGCAGCAGGTAGAAGTCGATCTGTGGCGACAGGCTGGAGGTGGCGGTCGACGAGCCCTGGATGGGGATCGAGTTCATGCCGAGGACGCCGCTGAAGATATTGGTCGAATTGGCCGAATAGCTGACCGTGACGGTGCGGTTCAGGCTGGTGCCCGAGGCTTGGTCTGTGGCGGTGACCGAGATGTTGTTGGGGTTGTAGGTCACCTGGCCGATGGTCGACAGCTGGGCTGAGAACATGTTCGAGGCCGCGGTCTGCGCCGCCGTCGAGTTCTGCGCCATCATGTTCGGCGTCACCCCCGCCAGGGCGGCTGCGTCGGCATAGCCGTTGATCTGGTCCTGGCGCCGCTTGGCCATGGTGTAGTCCACACCCATGCCGAGGGCGAACAGCAGCGGGATCATCGCAAAGGCGGTGATGATCGCCACATTGCCGCGCCGGGCCGTAGCCAGGCGGCGGGCGAAGCCGCCGGCGCGGTCGAGAAGTCTGGGCTTTGTGGTCATCAGCCTGTTCGCCTCAGCCGGTATAGGAGATCGAGGTCGACTGCCGCGGCAGCATGTAGATTTGGTCGGTCATCGGGATCGAGCCGATGAAGGCCGAGCCGATCGACGGGGTGTAGGTGTAGGTGGTCTTGACCAGAATATAGCTGGTGCTGGCGGTGACCATGCCGCTGGGCAGGGTGTAGGCGGCGCCGGCGGTCAGGGCCGTGGCCCCATTGTAAGGCACGCTCCAGCTGACCGTGGCGTGGCTGCTGGCGTCGGTGCTGATCTCGGACACCACGATGGCCACCCCGCTGGTGGAATAGGGCGCCATGATCTGGGCCGAGGCCGCCTCGACGCTATTCACGTCGTTATACGACATGGTGGTGTACTGGGCGGTGATATTGGCCAGCTCGACCGTGGTGTCGCTCAGCTTGCGATAGATCGCGACCGCCTGAGACACCTCGAACCCGCCGAGATAGAGCAGCAGGTAAACGGGCATCAAAAGGGCGAATTCGACGGCGGCGACGCCGCGCCGGTCCCTCAAGGCCGCCCACAGTCTGCCGCGCCGGCTCATCCGTAGGGCTCGTTCTTGAACACCGCGGTGCCGACCAAGAGGCGCGAGCCGTTAGACTGGTTGGCCAGGCCCGGCATCAGGGGCGCGGCGATCACTGGCCAGTTGTACATCACCCGCACGATGACGATGTCGCCGGCGTTGCCCGGCGAATATTTCCAGGTGTTGGTGGCCACGCCGGAGGCGTTGTAGGTCAGGCTGAGCGGCGCGGTGGCGATCGCCGAGAAGGTCGATCCCGACTCCACGTCGACCATGATGTTGCTGCAGGTGAAGACCGGCGAGGCGTAACCGCAGACGGCGTTGGTGAACTGGGCCTGGGTCAGGCCCGAGGTCTGGGCCGTTCCGGTCATCAGCTGTCGCGCCGCCTTCAGCGTCACCGACTGCAGGGCCTCGTCATAGGCGAAGATGATCGCCGTCTGCAGCGAGGCCAGGATGATGCCTACCAGCGGGGTGACCAGCATGGCGAACTCGACTGCCGTCGCGCCGCGTTCGGCGCGCCGGAATCGGGAGACCAGCCTGCGTAGGGCCAAGCGCATGAGCGGCCGGGGCGCCTCTTCTTGTCCCGATCGGCTCGCCGCGGCCGCGACAACCCTGCGGGGTTTCAGTCGCCCGATTAATACCCAGGCCCAGTTAACAACCTCTAAGGCGGGCCCGCTGACTGGCTTGGCTATCGCCCAAAGCGGCGCTTTAGCTGGGTATGATCGCCTGTGGATCAGCCGAGCTCGACCGGACGGCCGTGCGGCGTGCGGCGGTAGGCCTCGGCCCAGTCGGCCTTGCGCTGGGCAAGGGCGGCGGCGGGCGCGAGGCCACGGGCCGTGGCCAGCCGCTCCAGCGCCGCCAGCCAGTGCTGGTAGTACCCGGTCCCATCGTCGGGCTGCCCCCGCGCCTCTGCCTCGGCCAGCTCCTGGGACAGGGCCTCGGCCCACTCCGCCCAGGTGAAGGCGCCGGCTTCGTAAAGCCCTACGACCAGGGCGAAGGCCTGAGCCTGCCAGGGCTCGGCGAACACCGGCCCCTCGGCGTCGGACGGCAGACGAAGCGCCTTCAGGGCGACGGCGTCAGGCCGGCTCAAGATAGTCCTCCCAGAGGTCGAGATAGACCGAACCCTTGAAGGCCGCGTCCGCGCCCCACAATTCGCCCGCGTCGAACCGCACCTGATAGAGGGGCTGGGGCTGTTCGCCGTGGCCATGGGCGTTGGCGTCGGGAAAGACGTGCGCCCCGTGGCGGCGCGAGACCTCGCCCAGATGGCCGCGGGCGTAGCGCGGCAAGCGGGTGTGGCCGGTCGGGTTGATGTTGCGCGCCCGCACCCGGTCGCCGGGCGTAAACCGCGGCGCCCTGCCGCTCTCCCGCTCGGTCGGCCCGCCACGGGCGAGGACGCCGGGCACGCGCTCGGCGGTCAGCGGCGGATCCAGCCTGGCGGCGCCGGCCGCCGGCGACCCTCGCTTGAGCTCCTCGCGGGTAACCAGATCCTCCTGCACCATCAGCTCGATCAGGGCGGTGATCCATTTCTCGTAATAGCCGAGGGCGAGATAGGTGGGCCCAGGTATCCGCTCGCGCTGATGCCGCGAGCGGTCGATATTCCACCGTCCCCAGGCGCCGGCCGCCAGGGTCAGGGCCAGGGCCCGCGCTTCCCAGGGTTCATGGAACAGGGGCTCGTCGACCTCGGGCGCAATGGGGCCGAGGCCATGCATGCCACCCATGTCGTGGACGCCGTTCATGCGGGGGACCTGGCCAGGGCCACGCCGATCATGGAATCGCGGCTGACCAGTTCGGCCAGGGCGTCCTCATCCAAACCCTCGCTTCCGACCGGGCGCTCGGGAATGACGAGGTAGCGGATCTCGGCGGTAGAATCCCAGACTCGGATCTCGGTCTCCTCGGGCAGGCTCAGGCCGAACTCGGCCAGCACGCCGCGGGGATCGATCACCGCCCGCGAGCGGTAGGGCGAGGACTTGTACCAGACCGGCGGCAGGCCCAGCACGGCCCAGGGGTAACAGGAGCAAAGGGTGCAGACGACCATGTTGTGCACCGTGGCCGTGTTCTCGACCGCCACCATGTGCTCGCCCTGGCGCCCGCCATAGCCCAGCTCGGCGATGGCCGCTGTGGCGTCGTCGAGCAGCCGTTCGCGATAGGCCGGATCGCTCCAGGCCTTGGCCACCACCCGGGCGCCGTTGCGCGGGCCGACCTTGTGCTGGTAGGTCTCGATGATAGCGTCCAGGGCGGCCGGGTCGACCAGCCCCTTCTCGACCATCAGCGACTCCAGCGCCTTCACGCGCAGGGCCCAGTCCGACGGCGGCTCCTGGCCGCGGTCGTGATCATGATGGTGATGATGATTGTGGCCGTCGTGGTCGTGCATGGTGCTTCTCTATGAGCGTGGCCAGTCGCCGGCAAGCGTCAGGCGAGTTCGACCGCCGCCAGGCCGAGCTCCTCCAGGAACGGCTCGGCATAGAGCACGCGGCCGGTCATGGTCTTCGGGTCGGCCTTGGACAGTTGATAGACCGCCTCGGCGATCACCTTGATCGGCTGCACCCGGTCCTTGGTGTGCTCGTTGATCAGGCCGTGCACCGCCACGCCGGGCGTATCCACCAAGCCCGGCGAGACAACGTTGACGGCGATGCCCTCACTGTGGACCTCCGACGCCAGGCCGGTGGTGAACCGCTCCAGCGCCGCCTTGCACATGCCGTAGACCGTGCCGCCGCGGAACGGGCCGTAAGGTTGCTTGGGATGGATTCCGGCGGGCGAGGAGATGTTGACGATCCAGCCCCGACGCCGCTCGCGCATGGCCGGCAGCACCAATTGCGACAGATGGAAGGGCGCATGCACCTGCACCTCCAGCATCAGGGCGAAACGCTTGTCGGTGAAATCCTCGACCGGCATGAAATATGTGATGGCGGCGTTGTTGATCAGGATGTCGATCGGCCCCAGGGCGGCGACCGCTTCCTGAACCAGCCGCTCGCGCTCGGCCGACTGGGCGAGGTCGGCCTTGATCGCCACGGCCTCGCCGCCGATGTCGCGGATGTGACCGACGGTCTCGGCCAGGGTTCCCGGCAGGCGGCTCTCGCCCTCCTCCGCCGTGCGGGCCGAGACGGCGATGCGGGCGCCTTCCATAGCCAGGCGGGTGGCGATCGCCGCGCCTATGCCGCGGCTGGCGCCGGTGACCAGGGCGGTTCGGCCCTTCAGGGCGCCGTTTGGGTTCACGTGGGCTTGGCTCACGGCGCGCTCCTTTTTTCAGTGAACGCCGATATGTTGAAAGCAGGGCGGCTCCGGGGTCAACTGCCGCCCAAGACGATCGGACAGCCGAAAAGGCGTCGAGGGAGAGACGCGATGGGCGTTCTGGCAGGCAAGGTGGTGCTGGTCACCGGCGGCGGCAACGGCATCGGGCGCGACTGCGCCCTGATCGCCGCTTGCGAGGGGGCCAAGGTGGTGGTCAACGACCTGGGCGGCGGGCTTCACGGCGGCGACGAGTGCTCGACCGGGCCGGCCGAGACCGTGGCCCAGGAGATACGCGCGGCCGGCGGCGAGGCGGTCTCCAACTCGGAGAGCGTCACCTCACTCGCGGCGGCGCAGGGGATGGTGCGCCAAGCGATCGACACCTTCGGCGGGCTGCACGCTGTGATCAATCCGGCCGGCATCCTGCGCGACCACATGTTCCACAAGATGGACCCGGCCGACTGGGACGCGGTGATCGACGTCCACCTGCGCGGCTCGTTCAACGTCTGCCGGGCGGCGATCGAACATTTCCGCGAGCAGCACGACGGGAGTTTCGTGCTGTTCACTTCGACATCGGGCCTGATCGGCAATGTCGGCCAGACCAACTACGCCGCCGCCAAGCTGGGGATCATGGGCCTGTCGCGGGTGCTGGCCATGGAGGGAGCCTCGCGCAACGTGCGCTCCAACATCATCGCGCCGGTGGCCTGGACGCGGATGACCCAGTCGGTGCCGATCAAGGACGAGGCCCAGGCTGAGCGACGCAAGCGCATGGCCGAGACCGTCCGCCCCGATCAGCCGGCCAAGCTGGCGGTGGCCCTGTGCGCCGAGGCGGCGCGGGGCGTCAGCGGTCAGATCTTCGGCGCCCGCGGCGACGATGTGCTGCTCTACAGCCAGCCCCGCCCGATCGCGACCCTGCACAAGGACGAGGGCTGGACGCCGGCGAGCCTCCTGGCCGAGGCCTTCCCGCAGATGAGCGAGCAGTTCTATCCGCTGTCCCAGCCCTGGGCGGCCGCGCCAGCGAAGAAGGGCTGACCCGCAGCCCCATCGCCAGGCGGCATTTCCCGCCTTGAGGGAAGGCGGGCGCCGGTCCAGAGTGCGGCCGTTCCGAAAATCCGGTTGTCCGCCTGGGGGTCGTCGATGGTGGGGTCTGGGGCGCTTTCGATCTACCTGATCAAGCCGACGCGCTATGACGACGACGGTTATCCGGTGCAGTGGTGGCGCTCGATCATCCCGGCCAACTCCCTGGCCTGCGTGACGGCCCTGACGCAGGACAGCCTGGACCGCGGCGTGCTGGGCGATACGCCCGCCCGCCTGATCGTCATCGACGAGATCAACACCATCGTCCGCCCGGACCGTATCGTGCGCGAAATCCGTGAGAGCGGCGGCAAGGCGGTGGTGTTCCTGGTCGGCGTCCAGACCAACCAGTTCCCCCGCGCGGTCGACATCGCCAGGCCGTTGCGGGCGGCGGGGGTCCCAGTGTGCATCGGCGGCTTCCACGTCTCGGGTTGCCTTTCCATGCTGGACGAGATGCCGGTCGAACTGAAGGAGGCGCAGAGCCTCGGGATCAGCTTCTTCGCCGGCGAGGCGGAAGAAGGCCGGCTGGACGAGGTGCTGCTGGACGCGAAGGCAGGCGCGCTGAAGGCGGTCTACAATCATTTGAAATCGACGCCGAATTTGGCCGGCGCGCCGACGCCCTATCTGGCGCCCGAGATCGTGGCCAAGACCATGAGCAACTGCGCCAGCTTCGACCTCGGCCGCGGCTGCCCGTTCGAATGCAGCTTCTGCACCATCATCAACGTCCAGGGCCGCAAGAGCCGCTTCCGCACCGTGGAGGACCTGGAGCGGATCATCCGCGACAACGCCCGCCATGGCATCCGCCGCTACTTCGTCACCGACGACAACTTCGCCCGCAACAAGAACTGGAAGCCGTTCCTGGAGACCCTGGCGCGGATGCGGCGCGAGGAAGGGGTCGACATCCGCCTGATCATGCAGGTCGACACCCTGGCCCACCACACCCCGGGCTTCATCGACGCCTGTGTGGCCGCCGGCCTGGACCAGCTGTTCGTCGGCCTCGAGAACATCAATTCCGACAACCTGCAGGCGGTGAAGAAGCGGCAGAACAGGGTCGAGGAATATCGCGAGATGTTCCTGGCCTGGAAGCAGCACTCCCTCGTCATCATCTGCGGCTACATCATCGGCTTCCCGCACGACACCAAGGCCTCGATCCTGCACGACATCGAGATCCTGAAGCGCGAACTGCCGATCGACATCCTCTATCTGAACTACCTGACGCCCCTGCCGGGCAGCGAGGATC is a genomic window of Phenylobacterium montanum containing:
- a CDS encoding B12-binding domain-containing radical SAM protein — translated: MVGSGALSIYLIKPTRYDDDGYPVQWWRSIIPANSLACVTALTQDSLDRGVLGDTPARLIVIDEINTIVRPDRIVREIRESGGKAVVFLVGVQTNQFPRAVDIARPLRAAGVPVCIGGFHVSGCLSMLDEMPVELKEAQSLGISFFAGEAEEGRLDEVLLDAKAGALKAVYNHLKSTPNLAGAPTPYLAPEIVAKTMSNCASFDLGRGCPFECSFCTIINVQGRKSRFRTVEDLERIIRDNARHGIRRYFVTDDNFARNKNWKPFLETLARMRREEGVDIRLIMQVDTLAHHTPGFIDACVAAGLDQLFVGLENINSDNLQAVKKRQNRVEEYREMFLAWKQHSLVIICGYIIGFPHDTKASILHDIEILKRELPIDILYLNYLTPLPGSEDHRRMVDAGTWMDGDMNKYDLNHRVAHHPVMSDEDWESAYREAHASFYSFDHMRTVIRRMAALGSNMKLITCGLLTAYREIVRLEGVAKLEGGLVRIKDRRQRRPGRPIESPLVFYPKYLAHLASTGISAYATWFRLKRFMRKTVKDPARFAYVDAAIAPVGQETQPLHLLDETRGADFVAARQARTAMVTELMIKHRKPAAPAGVA
- a CDS encoding TadE/TadG family type IV pilus assembly protein, which encodes MTTKPRLLDRAGGFARRLATARRGNVAIITAFAMIPLLFALGMGVDYTMAKRRQDQINGYADAAALAGVTPNMMAQNSTAAQTAASNMFSAQLSTIGQVTYNPNNISVTATDQASGTSLNRTVTVSYSANSTNIFSGVLGMNSIPIQGSSTATSSLSPQIDFYLLLDTSPSMEIASSTTGISTMVSYTSSQGGCAFGCHEVNPAGDNLGNPSNVTCTNGTKSFPSGGEDNYSLARCLGVSLRIDLVNQAVQSLMSTAATTASQNHTTYRAAIYTIDYSFNTLQALTSNLTTAQTSAANLSALQVYNQSCVTKTTCNNDEDSYLETGLSSANSVMPNPGSGTSNKGDTPQEVLFIVSDGVDDYGSGSSRIMAPMGTKSTWCSSIKNRGIRIAFLYLTYNPLPTNSFYNSNIKPFQPSIATDAQNCASAGLYFEVDTGGDITGALTQLFEKAVATAHLSQ
- the nthA gene encoding nitrile hydratase subunit alpha, producing the protein MHDHDGHNHHHHHDHDRGQEPPSDWALRVKALESLMVEKGLVDPAALDAIIETYQHKVGPRNGARVVAKAWSDPAYRERLLDDATAAIAELGYGGRQGEHMVAVENTATVHNMVVCTLCSCYPWAVLGLPPVWYKSSPYRSRAVIDPRGVLAEFGLSLPEETEIRVWDSTAEIRYLVIPERPVGSEGLDEDALAELVSRDSMIGVALARSPA
- a CDS encoding Lrp/AsnC family transcriptional regulator — encoded protein: MDAKDRQIIRELQKDGRLTNQELAERVNLSPSPCLRRLRNLEAAAVITGYTALVDQKAYGLPITVFVRIRLERHSEETIRGFESQIARLDEVLDCHLLAGGDDYLLRVIVASLEAYEDFIRRRIRAIPGIASIDTSFAYGVVKQTRVYPA
- a CDS encoding TadE/TadG family type IV pilus assembly protein produces the protein MRLALRRLVSRFRRAERGATAVEFAMLVTPLVGIILASLQTAIIFAYDEALQSVTLKAARQLMTGTAQTSGLTQAQFTNAVCGYASPVFTCSNIMVDVESGSTFSAIATAPLSLTYNASGVATNTWKYSPGNAGDIVIVRVMYNWPVIAAPLMPGLANQSNGSRLLVGTAVFKNEPYG
- a CDS encoding SDR family NAD(P)-dependent oxidoreductase, which codes for MSQAHVNPNGALKGRTALVTGASRGIGAAIATRLAMEGARIAVSARTAEEGESRLPGTLAETVGHIRDIGGEAVAIKADLAQSAERERLVQEAVAALGPIDILINNAAITYFMPVEDFTDKRFALMLEVQVHAPFHLSQLVLPAMRERRRGWIVNISSPAGIHPKQPYGPFRGGTVYGMCKAALERFTTGLASEVHSEGIAVNVVSPGLVDTPGVAVHGLINEHTKDRVQPIKVIAEAVYQLSKADPKTMTGRVLYAEPFLEELGLAAVELA
- a CDS encoding nitrile hydratase accessory protein; the encoded protein is MSRPDAVALKALRLPSDAEGPVFAEPWQAQAFALVVGLYEAGAFTWAEWAEALSQELAEAEARGQPDDGTGYYQHWLAALERLATARGLAPAAALAQRKADWAEAYRRTPHGRPVELG
- a CDS encoding TadE/TadG family type IV pilus assembly protein is translated as MSRRGRLWAALRDRRGVAAVEFALLMPVYLLLYLGGFEVSQAVAIYRKLSDTTVELANITAQYTTMSYNDVNSVEAASAQIMAPYSTSGVAIVVSEISTDASSHATVSWSVPYNGATALTAGAAYTLPSGMVTASTSYILVKTTYTYTPSIGSAFIGSIPMTDQIYMLPRQSTSISYTG
- a CDS encoding class I adenylate-forming enzyme family protein is translated as MHYKELKQAWAQLTAPGAPFEIAEVEVRGVKLRAYKNAPPSVREFWLSTAAFGERDYLVYQDERLTYAQAHAQVAAVANWMLRQGVKPGDRVAIAMRNYPEWLLIYWACVCVGVAAVGMNAWWVADEMEYALQDSAPKILFLDRERLQRVHERPAMAEGIKLVGVRIEDAPAGLTPWAEVVATGGPLPEVKVDPDDDACIFYTSGTTGRPKGAQLTHRGCINNLFNLVFSGQSQALATALGTGVPIDPNAPAPIPVALLTTPLFHVTANNCGAYLVTAAGGKLVLMYRWDAGEALRLIEKEKVSAMSGVPVMSRELLTHPDFAKTDTSTLLSLGGGGAALQPDLVAKIDEQVATARPNTGYGMTETCGIITSVSGDLFVGKPASCGPAMPNFETRIVGDDGQELPQGQVGELWVRGAPVIKGYINRPDATAQSITDGWLHTGDVARIDEDGFIYIVDRKKDMVLRGGENVYCAEVEACVHHHPAVAECCVFGVPDTRLGEEVAAAIVLRPGQELHVEALREHCEAHISKHKIPRYVWFLKDPIPRNANGKFLKRELRETLKLDDAQAVLV
- a CDS encoding SDR family NAD(P)-dependent oxidoreductase encodes the protein MGVLAGKVVLVTGGGNGIGRDCALIAACEGAKVVVNDLGGGLHGGDECSTGPAETVAQEIRAAGGEAVSNSESVTSLAAAQGMVRQAIDTFGGLHAVINPAGILRDHMFHKMDPADWDAVIDVHLRGSFNVCRAAIEHFREQHDGSFVLFTSTSGLIGNVGQTNYAAAKLGIMGLSRVLAMEGASRNVRSNIIAPVAWTRMTQSVPIKDEAQAERRKRMAETVRPDQPAKLAVALCAEAARGVSGQIFGARGDDVLLYSQPRPIATLHKDEGWTPASLLAEAFPQMSEQFYPLSQPWAAAPAKKG
- the nthB gene encoding nitrile hydratase subunit beta; translated protein: MNGVHDMGGMHGLGPIAPEVDEPLFHEPWEARALALTLAAGAWGRWNIDRSRHQRERIPGPTYLALGYYEKWITALIELMVQEDLVTREELKRGSPAAGAARLDPPLTAERVPGVLARGGPTERESGRAPRFTPGDRVRARNINPTGHTRLPRYARGHLGEVSRRHGAHVFPDANAHGHGEQPQPLYQVRFDAGELWGADAAFKGSVYLDLWEDYLEPA